The Glycine soja cultivar W05 chromosome 8, ASM419377v2, whole genome shotgun sequence genome has a window encoding:
- the LOC114424185 gene encoding LOW QUALITY PROTEIN: pentatricopeptide repeat-containing protein At3g16610 (The sequence of the model RefSeq protein was modified relative to this genomic sequence to represent the inferred CDS: substituted 1 base at 1 genomic stop codon), with protein sequence MRRCLKPKEALFRNSKNQRPSSHSQIQRNTINQHISNDNNTHILDNLTRFHVARNQVEHARHVFEKIPKPSVVLWNMMIRAYAWNDPFLQSIHLYHRMLQLGVTPTNFTFPFVLKACSALQAIQVGRQIHGHALTLGLQTDVYVSTALLDMYAKCGDLFEAQTMFDIMTHRDLVAWNAIIAGFSLHVLHNQTIHLVVQMQQAGITPNSSTVVSVLPTVGQANALHQGKAIHAYSVRKIFSHDVVVATGLLDMYAKCHHLSYARKIFDTVNQKNEICWSAMIGGYVICDSMRDALALYDDMVYMHGLSPMPATLASILRACAKLTDLNKGKNLHCYMIKSGISSDTTVGNSLISMYAKCGIIDDSLGFLDEMITKDIVSYSAIISGCVQNGYAEKAILIFRQMQLSGTDPDSATMIGLLPACSHLAALQHGACCHGYSVIXGFTANTSICNAIIDMYAKCGKIHISRQVFDRMKKRDIVSWNTMIIGYAIHGLYIEAFSLFHELQESGLKLDDVTLVAVLSACSHSGLVVEGKYWFNTMSQDLNILPRMTHYICMVDLLARAGNLEEAYSFIQNMPFQPDVRVWNALLAACRTHKNIEMGEQVSKKIQMLGPEGTGNFVLMSNIYSSVGRWDDAAQIRSIQRHQGYKKSPGCSWIEISGAIHGFIGGDRSHPQSVSINNKLQELLVQMKKLGYHADSGFVLHDVEEEEKEQILLYHSEKIAIAFGILNTSPSNPILVTKNLRICVDCHTAVKFMTLITKREITVRDASRFHHFENEICNCQDYW encoded by the coding sequence ATGCGAAGATGTTTGAAACCTAAAGAAGCTTTGTTCCGAAACTCCAAGAACCAACGTCCTTCATCTCACTCTCAAATTCAAAGGAACACTATTAATCAACATATTAGTAACGACAACAACACCCATATCCTTGACAACCTTACCCGTTTCCATGTCGCACGTAATCAAGTCGAACATGCTCGCCATGTGTTTGAAAAAATTCCAAAGCCAAGTGTTGTTTTGTGGAACATGATGATCCGAGCTTATGCTTGGAATGACCCATTTCTACAATCTATTCATCTGTACCACCGCATGTTACAACTCGGTGTCACACCCACTAACTTCACCTTCCCTTTTGTTCTCAAAGCATGTTCAGCTCTGCAAGCAATTCAAGTTGGGAGACAAATACATGGCCATGCCCTCACACTTGGCCTGCAAACTGATGTCTATGTTTCTACCGCTTTGCTTGACATGTATGCCAAATGTGGGGATTTGTTTGAAGCACAAACAATGTTTGATATCATGACCCACAGGGATCTTGTCGCGTGGAATGCAATCATTGCCGGTTTTTCGCTACATGTTCTTCACAATCAAACAATACACTTAGTTGTCCAAATGCAGCAAGCGGGAATAACGCCAAATTCTTCAACTGTTGTATCTGTTCTACCCACAGTTGGACAAGCTAATGCCTTACACCAAGGGAAGGCTATTCATGCTTACTCTGTAAGGAAAATCTTCAGTCATGATGTGGTTGTTGCAACTGGGCTTTTGGATATGTATGCCAAGTGCCATCACTTATCTTATGCCCGGAAAATCTTCGATACCGTGAACCAAAAGAATGAGATATGCTGGAGTGCTATGATTGGGGGATATGTCATTTGTGACTCCATGAGAGATGCTTTGGCCCTTTATGATGACATGGTATATATGCATGGCTTGAGCCCTATGCCAGCCACTCTTGCAAGCATACTTCGAGCATGTGCAAAGCTCACTGATCTAAATAAAGGGAAAAACTTGCATTGTTACATGATTAAATCAGGGATAAGTTCAGACACAACGGTGGGAAACTCACTGATTTCAATGTACGCCAAGTGTGGGATCATAGATGACTCACTTGGGTTTCTTGATGAAATGATAACAAAAGACATTGTGTCTTATAGTGCTATCATTTCAGGATGTGTGCAAAATGGCTATGCAGAGAAAGCTATACTTATTTTTCGGCAGATGCAGTTGTCTGGGACCGACCCAGATTCAGCAACCATGATAGGTTTGCTTCCAGCTTGTTCGCATTTGGCCGCTCTACAACATGGGGCATGCTGCCATGGGTACTCAGTCATTTGAGGCTTCACTGCAAATACATCCATTTGTAATGCCATTATTGACATGTATGCAAAGTGTGGAAAGATTCATATCAGTCGGCAAGTTTTTGATAGAATGAAGAAGAGGGATATTGTTTCGTGGAATACAATGATAATTGGTTATGCCATTCATGGGCTATACATAGAAGCCTTTTCATTGTTCCACGAATTACAGGAATCAGGCTTGAAGCTGGATGATGTGACCCTTGTTGCTGTTTTATCTGCATGTAGTCATTCAGGCCTTGTCGTGGAAGGGAAATATTGGTTTAATACCATGAGCCAAGACCTCAACATCTTACCAAGGATGACACATTATATATGCATGGTTGACCTCCTGGCCCGAGCAGGAAATTTGGAGGAAGCATACTCCTTTATTCAAAATATGCCATTTCAGCCTGATGTCCGTGTATGGAATGCATTGCTTGCTGCATGTAGGACCcacaaaaatattgaaatggGTGAACAAGTGTCAAAGAAGATCCAGATGCTGGGACCAGAAGGTACTGGAAATTTTGTTCTTATGTCTAACATCTATAGCTCTGTAGGTAGATGGGATGATGCAGCACAAATTAGAAGCATACAAAGGCATCAAGGTTACAAGAAAAGCCCAGGTTGCAGTTGGATTGAGATCTCTGGGGCAATCCATGGATTTATTGGTGGGGATCGATCCCATCCACAATCAGTATCCATAAATAACAAGTTACAGGAATTGTTGGTGCAGATGAAAAAACTTGGATATCATGCTGATTCTGGTTTTGTTCTCCATGATGTTGAAGAAGAGGAGAAGGAACAGATTCTCCTTTATCATAGTGAGAAAATAGCCATTGCATTTGGAATTCTTAATACCAGTCCCAGCAACCCCATTCTAGTTACAAAAAATTTACGTATATGTGTTGACTGTCATACTGCAGTAAAATTTATGACTCTTATAACAAAAAGGGAGATAACAGTACGAGATGCAAGTCGATTTCATCATTTTGAGAATGAAATCTGCAATTGTCAGGATTACtggtga